CTTCTGGTCCTTGTCCACGCACACCACATCGACACCGAATTCGGAGAAACACGCCCCCGAAACCAAGCCAACGTAGCCCGTACCGATCATCGCAACACGCATAGATCACTTCCTAATCAAAGTCTGGTGAGGGGTGAAGAATCACCCATTTCACAAAAGCAAGGTGGTTTTTAGGCGATGCCCCCCGGCCTTGCAAGGAAAACAGCCGATTTTATGCTTGGATTTGTTCTTTTAGAACGGCTCGCAAATCGTCGGGATGAGAGGACCGCACGAGACCGAAAGCCACATTGGCCTGCACAAACCCGTTCATGGAGCCGCAATCAAAGCGCTGTCCGTCAAAACGCAATCCATGAAACGCCACATCGCCGATGGTGGCTGAAATGGCGTCTGTGAGTTGTATCTCTCCCCCTGCCCCGGTCATTTTTTTGTCTAAGTGACTGAAAACTTGACCATCGAGGATATAGCGCCCAATGATTGATAGGGTTGACGGCGCGTCTTCGGGGTCCGGCTTTTCCACCAAACCCTTGGCCGAAGCGGTGCGGCCATTGTCTTGATCAACGTCCAAAATGCCGTAGCGGCTGGTCAGTTCGCGCGGGACATCTTCGACCGCGACCACGTTGCCGCCAAGCTCACGGTGAGCGTCTACCATTTGTTTCAAACAGCCCGGTTTGGCTTGGATCAAATCGTCGGGCAGGATAACGGCAAAGGGTTCATCCCCGACAAACTCACGCGCACACCAGACGGCATGGCCCAGACCTAAGGGTTGGTCTTGATAGCAAAACTTGATGTTTCCCTCACCCAACGTGGTTTCCGAGACGATTTTCAGCTCGTTCGTCTTGCCACGCTCCGACAAGGTGGCTTCCAGCTCTTCATTGGCCATGAAGTGGGATTTTAAGATGCGTTCGTTCACCGGATTGGTGACGAAGATGAACTCTTCAATCCCGGCTTCTCGGGCTTCTTGAACGGCATATTGGATCAACGGCTGATCGGCAACCGGCAGCATTTCTTTGGGAACGGCCTTTGTTGCCGGCAAAAAGCGCGTG
This window of the Magnetovibrio sp. PR-2 genome carries:
- a CDS encoding UTP--glucose-1-phosphate uridylyltransferase, which translates into the protein MTTPISKVVFPVAGLGTRFLPATKAVPKEMLPVADQPLIQYAVQEAREAGIEEFIFVTNPVNERILKSHFMANEELEATLSERGKTNELKIVSETTLGEGNIKFCYQDQPLGLGHAVWCAREFVGDEPFAVILPDDLIQAKPGCLKQMVDAHRELGGNVVAVEDVPRELTSRYGILDVDQDNGRTASAKGLVEKPDPEDAPSTLSIIGRYILDGQVFSHLDKKMTGAGGEIQLTDAISATIGDVAFHGLRFDGQRFDCGSMNGFVQANVAFGLVRSSHPDDLRAVLKEQIQA